In a single window of the Saccharothrix australiensis genome:
- a CDS encoding BTAD domain-containing putative transcriptional regulator: MRFAVLGPLEVRTQGDEVVPVKEAKVRSLLVALLAAQERPVSADRLIELLWPDSPPANPTGSLQVKVSQLRRALDRAADGGRALLGSTSAGYVLSAPAEDVDFRHFDALTARALSITAPAERVAALDEALALWRGAAFDGFADESSVYALAAGLEEQRLVVLEERAHARLELGEHQSLIGELTELAERHPLRERLRTAQLLALYRSGRSVEALRLYDALRTRLAEEFGVDPGPGLVRLHHAMLQQDRSLRADADRPTVRGSNVPAPLTGLVGRARVLARIRETLAANRLVTLVGPGGVGKTRLATEVAREADGQSADGTWLVELAGLPPASACTADDLAEVVAAALDLREEPVVDKRAEPRSATERLVATLQDRRTLLVLDNCEHVLAASAELVSVLLAGAPGLRVLATSRELLGVVGEQLVEVPPLDLPAPGASPAVIARFSSVELFLARARSAVPGFAPRPRDLETVAAICRRLDGIPLAIEMAVARVRALGLDELLVRLADRFRVLGVGVERRGVPARQQTLRAMIDWSWELCTEPERLVLARLSAHAQGCRLEAAERTCAGGPVDAADVPSVLGRLVDRSLVVVGEDAGRPRYRLLESMAEYGRQRLAESGEAEATALAHAEYYSGLVAALRPELCGPRQRDVLSRLDVETANLERALQTWLWLGRHDRAVRHVNDQTWYWFLRGRLSEAQRRLRLVLGLAHDAGSAPDVADAEVWHRGFTLLSTGVEPTGPRAPAGRGAAGDGRAWWFLAYARWSVGAFAESAELNSVLLPHFRAVGDRWGTAASTATAAALAVGRGDLRTLDAAASECLRLFQALGDGWGLLKATDLLGVLAEIRGDRREATRLHEEGLGIAADLGLWGETARKLAMLGRMAMLAGDYPIADDLHGRAAALAKQQANMPWQVFAESGLAISYRRQGRLAEAEALLTGLVPAMRRMQALNGLALTLAELGFLAEQRGDAAAARAHHAEGLEAALATGDRRAVALAAEGLAGAHRLAGRPDAAARLLGVARAIRDALDAPLHEEERRDVDRITAAARDALGEAAFAELVAEGEAAERARAADGGDFRAAHPDLC, from the coding sequence GTGCGTTTCGCGGTCCTCGGCCCGCTGGAGGTGCGCACGCAGGGTGACGAGGTCGTGCCGGTCAAGGAGGCGAAGGTCCGCTCCCTCCTCGTCGCGCTGCTGGCCGCCCAGGAGCGGCCCGTCTCGGCGGACCGGCTGATCGAGCTGCTGTGGCCGGACTCACCGCCGGCGAACCCGACCGGCTCGCTCCAGGTGAAGGTCTCGCAGCTGCGGCGCGCCCTGGACCGGGCGGCCGACGGCGGGCGGGCCCTGCTCGGCTCGACCTCCGCCGGGTACGTGCTGTCCGCGCCCGCCGAGGACGTCGACTTCCGGCACTTCGACGCGCTGACCGCCCGCGCCCTGTCCATCACCGCGCCCGCCGAGCGGGTGGCCGCCCTGGACGAGGCGCTGGCGCTGTGGCGCGGCGCGGCGTTCGACGGGTTCGCCGACGAGAGCTCCGTCTACGCGCTGGCCGCCGGACTGGAGGAGCAGCGGCTGGTGGTGCTGGAGGAACGGGCGCACGCCCGGCTGGAGCTGGGCGAGCACCAGTCGCTCATCGGCGAGCTGACCGAGCTGGCCGAGCGCCACCCGCTGCGGGAGCGGCTGCGCACGGCGCAGCTCCTCGCGCTCTACCGCAGCGGGCGCTCGGTGGAGGCGCTGCGGCTCTACGACGCGCTGCGCACCCGGCTGGCCGAGGAGTTCGGCGTCGATCCGGGGCCGGGGCTGGTCCGGCTGCACCACGCGATGCTCCAGCAGGACCGGTCGCTGCGGGCGGACGCGGACCGGCCGACCGTGCGCGGCAGCAACGTGCCCGCGCCGCTGACCGGGCTCGTGGGCCGGGCGCGCGTGCTGGCCCGCATCAGGGAGACGCTCGCCGCGAACCGCCTGGTGACGCTGGTCGGGCCGGGCGGCGTGGGCAAGACCCGGCTGGCCACGGAGGTGGCGCGGGAAGCGGACGGGCAGTCCGCCGACGGCACGTGGCTGGTGGAGCTGGCCGGCCTGCCGCCCGCGAGCGCGTGCACGGCCGACGACCTGGCCGAGGTCGTGGCGGCGGCGCTGGACCTGCGCGAGGAGCCCGTCGTGGACAAGCGGGCGGAGCCCCGGTCGGCCACCGAGCGGCTGGTGGCCACGTTGCAGGACCGGCGGACCCTGCTGGTGCTGGACAACTGCGAGCACGTGCTGGCCGCGTCCGCCGAGCTGGTGTCGGTGCTGCTGGCGGGCGCGCCCGGCCTGCGCGTGCTGGCCACCAGCCGGGAGCTGCTGGGCGTGGTCGGCGAGCAGCTGGTGGAGGTGCCGCCGCTGGACCTGCCCGCGCCGGGCGCGTCGCCCGCGGTGATCGCCCGGTTCAGCAGCGTCGAGCTGTTCCTGGCGCGGGCCCGCTCGGCGGTGCCCGGTTTCGCGCCGCGACCGCGCGACCTGGAGACGGTGGCCGCGATCTGCCGCCGCCTCGACGGCATACCGCTGGCCATCGAGATGGCGGTGGCGCGGGTCCGCGCGCTGGGCCTAGACGAGCTGCTGGTGCGGCTGGCCGACCGGTTCCGGGTGCTGGGCGTCGGCGTGGAGCGGCGCGGCGTGCCCGCGCGGCAGCAGACGCTGCGGGCGATGATCGACTGGAGCTGGGAGCTGTGCACCGAGCCGGAGCGGCTGGTGCTGGCCCGGCTGTCCGCGCACGCCCAGGGCTGCCGGCTGGAGGCCGCCGAGCGGACCTGCGCGGGCGGCCCGGTCGACGCGGCCGACGTGCCCTCGGTGCTGGGCAGGCTGGTGGACCGCTCGCTGGTGGTGGTCGGCGAGGACGCGGGCCGCCCGCGCTACCGGCTGCTGGAGTCGATGGCCGAGTACGGCAGGCAGCGGCTGGCGGAGTCCGGCGAGGCCGAGGCCACCGCCCTCGCCCACGCCGAGTACTACAGCGGGCTGGTCGCCGCCCTCCGGCCGGAGCTGTGCGGGCCGCGCCAGCGCGACGTGCTGTCCCGGTTGGACGTGGAGACCGCGAACCTGGAGCGGGCGCTACAGACGTGGCTGTGGCTGGGCAGGCACGACCGGGCGGTCCGGCACGTCAACGACCAGACCTGGTACTGGTTCCTGCGCGGGCGGCTGTCCGAGGCGCAGCGCAGGCTCCGGCTCGTGCTGGGCCTCGCGCACGACGCCGGGTCCGCCCCGGACGTCGCCGACGCGGAGGTCTGGCACCGGGGGTTCACCCTGCTGTCCACCGGGGTGGAGCCGACCGGGCCGCGGGCGCCCGCCGGCCGCGGCGCGGCGGGCGACGGGCGGGCGTGGTGGTTCCTGGCCTACGCGCGCTGGTCGGTGGGCGCGTTCGCCGAGAGCGCGGAGCTGAACTCCGTGCTGCTGCCGCACTTCCGGGCGGTCGGCGACCGGTGGGGCACGGCGGCGTCCACCGCCACCGCGGCGGCGCTGGCGGTCGGCCGGGGCGACCTGCGGACGCTGGACGCCGCCGCGTCGGAGTGCCTGCGGCTGTTCCAGGCGCTGGGCGACGGGTGGGGCCTGCTCAAGGCGACCGACCTGCTGGGCGTGCTGGCGGAGATCCGCGGCGACCGGCGGGAGGCGACCCGGCTGCACGAGGAGGGCCTGGGCATCGCCGCCGACCTGGGCCTGTGGGGCGAGACGGCGCGCAAGCTGGCGATGCTGGGCCGGATGGCGATGCTCGCGGGCGACTACCCGATCGCCGACGACCTGCACGGGCGGGCGGCGGCGCTGGCCAAGCAGCAGGCGAACATGCCGTGGCAGGTGTTCGCCGAGTCGGGCCTGGCGATCAGCTACCGGCGGCAGGGGCGGCTGGCCGAGGCGGAGGCGCTGCTGACCGGGCTGGTGCCCGCCATGCGGCGGATGCAGGCGCTCAACGGGCTCGCGCTGACGCTGGCCGAGCTGGGCTTCCTGGCCGAGCAGCGGGGTGACGCGGCGGCGGCCCGCGCGCACCACGCGGAAGGGCTGGAGGCGGCGCTGGCCACCGGGGACCGGCGGGCGGTGGCGCTGGCCGCGGAGGGCCTGGCGGGCGCGCACCGGCTCGCCGGGCGGCCGGACGCCGCCGCGCGCCTGCTGGGCGTGGCGCGGGCCATCCGGGACGCGCTGGACGCGCCGCTGCACGAGGAGGAGCGGCGCGACGTGGACCGGATCACCGCGGCCGCGCGGGACGCGCTGGGCGAGGCGGCGTTCGCGGAGCTGGTGGCGGAGGGCGAGGCGGCGGAGCGGGCCCGCGCGGCGGACGGCGGCGACTTCCGGGCGGCGCACCCCGACCTGTGCTGA